Proteins encoded within one genomic window of Chlorobaculum sp. MV4-Y:
- a CDS encoding methionine adenosyltransferase: MSIPRNITVERSNTILMDQQPFELVERKGIGHPDTICDSIMEAVCIDLCREYLDRFGHICHHNIDKGLLVAGRSLPKTGGGMILEPMKLIFGDRATYTCNGQLVPVGEIAETAAKRWIRKNLRFVDPDQHLIFQNEIKPGSPELTDAFARKVIGANDTSVGVGYAPFSETERIVLAAERFLNSPALKERFPEAGEDVKIMGCRNGRNLQLTVAVAFVDRFIPNANHYFERKAALHQELLTFVENQNCNFDSVAIDINNLDDPSRGEKGVYFTVLGTSAEGGDGGQVGRGNRVNGLIAFNRNQTMEAAAGKNPVNHVGKIYNVLSHELAHRIHREIEGVVSVTVFLCSQIGKPVDRPLMASTHLLTSPGSDFGLQQREAAAIIEEELAGISQLCDRLARGNYPIC; encoded by the coding sequence ACGATTTGCGATTCGATCATGGAGGCGGTCTGCATCGACCTGTGCCGCGAGTACCTCGACAGGTTCGGCCACATCTGCCACCACAACATCGACAAGGGACTGCTCGTGGCGGGCCGGAGCCTGCCGAAAACCGGCGGCGGCATGATTCTCGAGCCGATGAAGCTGATTTTCGGCGACCGCGCCACCTATACCTGCAACGGCCAGCTCGTGCCCGTAGGTGAAATCGCCGAAACCGCCGCAAAGCGCTGGATTCGGAAAAACTTGCGGTTTGTGGATCCCGACCAGCACCTCATCTTCCAGAACGAAATCAAGCCCGGCTCTCCGGAGCTGACCGACGCCTTCGCCCGAAAGGTGATCGGCGCGAACGACACCTCGGTCGGCGTCGGCTATGCACCTTTCAGCGAAACCGAACGCATTGTACTTGCCGCCGAGCGGTTCCTCAACTCCCCCGCACTGAAAGAACGATTTCCGGAAGCTGGTGAAGATGTCAAAATCATGGGCTGCCGCAACGGAAGGAATTTACAACTGACCGTGGCCGTAGCTTTCGTTGATCGCTTTATCCCGAATGCAAATCACTATTTCGAGCGGAAAGCCGCCCTGCACCAGGAGCTGCTGACCTTCGTCGAAAACCAGAACTGCAACTTCGATTCAGTCGCGATCGACATCAACAATCTTGACGATCCGTCGCGAGGCGAGAAGGGAGTTTACTTCACGGTGCTCGGCACCTCGGCAGAGGGCGGCGACGGCGGACAGGTAGGCCGCGGCAACCGGGTCAACGGCCTCATTGCGTTCAACCGCAACCAGACGATGGAGGCAGCCGCCGGCAAGAACCCGGTCAACCATGTCGGCAAAATATACAATGTCCTGAGCCATGAACTTGCCCATCGCATCCACCGCGAAATCGAAGGAGTCGTGTCGGTGACAGTGTTCCTTTGCAGCCAGATCGGCAAACCGGTTGACCGGCCGCTTATGGCCTCGACACATCTGCTCACCTCACCCGGCTCTGATTTCGGTCTTCAGCAGCGAGAAGCCGCAGCCATCATCGAGGAGGAACTCGCCGGAATCAGCCAGCTCTGCGATCGGCTTGCACGCGGCAACTACCCGATCTGTTGA